The Vigna angularis cultivar LongXiaoDou No.4 chromosome 9, ASM1680809v1, whole genome shotgun sequence DNA window aATCTGTGGTAGGTAGTAACTATCCGTGAatatttactacccgcgggtaacgggtagcaggtattttaatacccgcttctaaacgggtcgggtacgggtagtatactacctGCCCCGCGGGTACCCACTACCcgcgaaaaattaaaaaaaaataatttatatattttttaattaaattaattaaaaataaaataaaattatattttattaggttaaatttaattaaaattaaattttaatttatatttaatttatattatatatatatatatagatattttgtaattttatttaaattttattttaaatatttcttttttattttgtacggGTATCCGCAGGTAcccgcgggttttaaaatacccgtaggtattttttaaacgggtacCCGACGGGTAGCGGGTAAGATTTTATTCGACGGGTCGgattgcgggtaggcactaccCATGCCCGACCCGATCCGTTGTCATCCCTAGGCCTATTTATCAAAATAGGACTTTCTTGTTTACCAAAATAAGGTCTACACACGAAAGTAGGACTTTCTCGAGCTCACCACCTgagtaagaaacaaagtgttagTAATCACACACAACCAACACTACACAATGATTCACCATATAAACCTTATAACTCATCAAACCCACCTCTTTATCCCACTCAAAAACTACATGGCATAAAACATCACAGTTCATATAAAAGATGTACTAGTGGGGGTCGGACGCCAAACAGGCTGGACGTCCACGTAACCACAACGGACCCAAGAAACTACCCTTCTACTTACCATCAGGAAGGGTTGGGCACAGTAGGCCAGACGCCCGTATGTCCGCGAGTACGCCCGTACGTCCACGATCACGCAACCTTCCCGCTTGCCACCTGTGGAAACAGCAACTCGCAGGAAGTCGGCCGGTCATATCGCTAACCAATCGGGTTACTTGTATGGGTCGGCCAATCAAAAGGCCAAGCCTCACGAGACTGGCCGGCCACATTGCTAATTAACTAGGTTTAAGGTAAGTAGTggttaaaagctattgggctgaatttgggccgtgattaacttttcactaatcccaaacccatagcgaaaactataaatacagatccagagtgagtggtagataggttgcatttattgcacatttattactgttcgaTAGAAAACGTCATTGTGctcaaactgactttggcatcggagaatcttttacAAGTCTTCCACCCGCGCGCAGAGAAGAAAATTGAGGAACGAAGACGAAGAGCCGAATGTTCAGAGTACGAACAAAAAAGAACGTGGAGACATTAGACGATGCAGCCCCTCACATCCGAAACAAAAGATATATGATCAAATCCAAAAATGCACTATAAAAAAAGTATGACTAACATTATAACTTAACCATCCAAAACTGATTGTCATAATATTCCAAACAATCCCAAATATTGTAGCGGCTAAATTAAAGAGTTATCACACCAAAATATGCCCAAAACAGTCCCTACTATCATTGCACCAAATACCAACTTTTTCCAGCCAATAATAGCGCACTGAAAATCAACACGTTTCAAGCCTCAAATCCTTTCAATTTACTCTtgcattatatttttcaaaattaaacaagGCACCAAAACAGATTTATAATCATCAAATATCATTGCACCAATACAATTAAAATCTCATATCCCAAATTAATATCACAGTTactaaaaccaaataaaaaataccacACAAGTTCTCAATTATTAAGCAAAGCCAACATTTAAATAtcttgaatattttaataactaccaaaactataagttttaaaaaaaatatacaactcAGTCATTTTCCTTAattaatatagatatatatatatatcccaaTACTACAATCTTCTTtaataatacttattattagtaaattttatttaataataaaaacaataatattaacaataacaatataaaGATTATGAATTGACGTAAAATAAAGCCCcggatataaataaatacatgagtttttatataaattattttaatctatcaAAACCATGATATCAATGCCGCACTGATCAAAGTGGTCAATACGTCACTCCAATTTCTAAATAAAGGTCGAACTTCAACATAAGGCGCGTTGGCTTGAACACTGTCACTTTTAACGCCCAAAGGCTTTTGTCTGAGgaaattttttgaaacaaaaacattcacaacACTTTACCTAACAATTTAAGATTGTGCTATTGACATCAGTGTATGAACGCAcacaacttatataaaaaacacCCTAATATATGTGATGAGAAAATCAACGTGATAAAAATATACTTCCCGGTGCTGTTTTTgttcttaaagaaaattttccaatcacttttcaaaaacaatttcattggcttaacaataaataaaagcaCCGCATGACTCAACGTTGGCATGGCAGCAACAGAAATTAATTTAGAgccaaaataattcttgaaAACAATACTAGCGTAAGTGACTTTTTTCTTCCAATGCATAAATTTTCAATCCAAATCTCAATGACCCAATCACTAAAAAGAGCACCGCATAATTCATGGATAGACATGGCAGCACATCTTACAAATACAAAAGGCAATGTTAGCACCCTCATAAGAACAAACCTTTAGAATTATGCAAAACAGACTCTAAACATAGCTTTCCTTACCTCACAACCAACCAAAAAGTTCCAAATCTTCTAAGTTTTCCTAACAACTTGATTTctagatttgaaaaaaatttgttcTCCTCTCAAACATctctcattattttttttttatgatgactaggattttcattttaacataataCAAATATTAGACATACTTGACCAGGTTTATTGTGTGAAATGTAAAAGtctattattttcataaattaaaataaaattatctttatcttaATTGATTCTgataaattcttaaataatatattttattttaatatctctccacacatattttaattaatatgttaatttcACTCTTCccactttaattaatttttatcaatcacatgcacaaattattataaatattagtgTACACCACATgttcataaaacaaataataaacatgTATTATGCATACAACAATAATTGAATACTTGACCacaaatatataagaaaaagttTTAACCATCGCTATTATACTTCATAACGCTAATacttatcttttattattttaattcataatacTCCCTCCtaccaataattatttttcatcagtcttacatacatgagtaatcaaatgttataaaagaacaactattatattaaaaaatataaagaaagtaataatttattgtaaaagaaGAACTTAAAAGATATTATTACATCACATTCACTTCAACCCTtacaaaatgattaaataatgCTTACTGCATACATACTTATTCTCCATAAAATACGaacatgtttattatttaaataacgtCATAAATCAAGACATATTCTCAATTGTTGGTGATTGACGGAGTAGGCACATAGCTTCCAATGGATTTTTTCTTGAAATAGTAATTCCATTTGCTTCAGACATATCAATTTCTTCCTTACCAATTCGTTTCCACTCAAAACGTTGAAGTAATAAAGCTATGGATAAGCCAACTGTGCGTTGAGCCAAGTTTGATCCAGGGCAAGCCCTCCGCCCTAACCCAAATGAAAGTAACCTGTTTACTTCATTTTCGTTCTCAAACCTTTCAGGCTTAAAGTGTGTTGGATCACTCCACACTTTTGGATCCATATGGGCAGCCCAGGCATTCACCAACACAATTGTGTCTTTCGGGAGATTATATTTTCCTACAATGCAATCTTCTGAAGACAAATGTGGTGACCAAATTGGAGCAGCAGGATGCAATCGAAGTGTCTCGTAAACAATGCATTGAATGTAAGGAAGTTTTGACATGTCAGATTCCTCTACGAGACGATCTGATCCTACATGAGTGTCTATTTCATTTTTTGCCTTCTTTATAACTTCTGGATGGTTCAATAAATTAGCCATTGTCCATTCTAAAGTTAAAGCTGATGTATCTGTTCCGGCAAGTAGCAAGCTCtgtaaaaacaataaaaaatagtatcaaTGCACAAACAGAAGGGAAAAATATCCttcttaatttctttaaaattaattactggATAAccaaaaattttattcttttgttttgaaTCTAAACAAAATGGACGAGAAATTTGTTACTGAAGTAAAtatacttcttctttttttaatacaCACAAAGGTTTTAAAGTTATCATTTAAAATTACACTTTAGATTAAGTGATGATGATTGACATATATATTGCACATTCACatatttctattaattatttggaTAACTATGTTCATCATGTTAATTTTTATcactttcaaaaacaaaatagtgATGTACACATAAAAATGAGAAACaccatatttaaataaatgattaattaCCAGAGAAAGTCCTTTGATGATTTGGTCGGTATATTGTTCAGGTTGTGATCGTTGTAGAGTAAGAAGATGGTCTATCATAGTATTTCCATTGTTTTTTCCATTACGATGCTCTTCGATGAGTTCTTGTAAGAATGCATCTGTTCTCttaccaattcctttaagcttcttctccaaattatcaaaatcaaaccatCTCACGAAAGGCAAGAAATCTCCACGATTATTGACTCCTGCTAATATCACTAACTCTTTGATGATTCCTTTGaattcttttgctttttccacATCGCTCACATCACAATCATCACCAAAAAGTCTTTTTCCAGACACGATTCTCATCATAGTGTTAAATGATGTCTCCATAAACCTTAATTACaagatattaacattaaaaataaaataaaaaatacagaaCATGTTTTATTTAGTTACGTCAACTATATAACCAtctctttcttatttatttatttattctatgtTTACCTTACTTCCTTATTCTCTTTGCATGGAGCACCCTTCAATGGTTTAGAAACAtcataaaaacacatttttcacatTACAACAACTCATTTATGTATCtgaaataattatattgtgTATTATTTACAAGTGAGATTACTAAGTATTAAAAATTCCAGATAATATTTGTGTAACATCAGGAAACTTCAATCATGATCaatataatttacttaaaattatattagtaataaacaaacatttttatttcttaattagtGTTATAAGAATAGCAGTTTACACTTTCTGAAGACgctatataaagaaaattatatacaaaaaatgtTGAAAGGCATTTGTCgtcactatatttttttaatgtataattttagtttatttatttcaaaataaaaaatatttaatctcaaGTTCTTAGAATGGGCTATTTTATGTTGAGTTCTATATAAGACTCTTTAACCATTTTacgtaaaaaaaatgtttgactTGATGAAAACTCACATGGCTTTTAGATCCACTTTGGTGAAGTGGTTTGATGAGAGGTTAGCGAGCTTTTGCACCAGCCTCATGATCTCGTCCCTTCGGACCTCGTAGAAGGAGTTTAAACGGTTCGTTGAGACAACCTCCAGCGACAAGATGCGACGGAGGTGGCGCCAGTGGTCACCGTAGGAGGAGTGAAGGATGGTGCTGTTATTGTAGCTTATGTATTTGCCAAACAGAAAGTGAGGTCGGTTCGCCAACACGATGTCGTTTTTGGTGAAGCATTCTTGCACCGCGGATTGTGAACAAACGACGACAACGAGTCGGGAGCCGAACCAGAGAGAGAAGACTGGGCCGTATTTTTGCGACATTTGAGTGAATGTGCGATGGAAAGGCTGTTTGAGTTGGAAGAGGTTTCCGATTATAGGGTAAGAAATTGGCCCTGGAGGAAGGTTTCTAAATCTTCTTGTTTGGGACAAGAGcttaagagaaaagagaaagagcaGAATGACCAAAGCAAAATACAAGAAAGCCATGCTTGAAGATTTGCTTGTGCTATTGATTGTTGGCTTTGATTCCCATGCATGTCTATTTATAAAGTCCTGAAAATGGTAAGCTGGACAAAAAGAAGTCAAGAAAAAATGGCGGGGCAATTGGTTGTTCAAAGTAGCTGGCAGATAACAATCTCGAAATTGAATTTGGGGTCTTTTcgtaaatatgattttaattgattttataaaataattatactgtCCGCACCAAGCC harbors:
- the LOC108346675 gene encoding cytochrome P450 81E8-like; its protein translation is MAFLYFALVILLFLFSLKLLSQTRRFRNLPPGPISYPIIGNLFQLKQPFHRTFTQMSQKYGPVFSLWFGSRLVVVVCSQSAVQECFTKNDIVLANRPHFLFGKYISYNNSTILHSSYGDHWRHLRRILSLEVVSTNRLNSFYEVRRDEIMRLVQKLANLSSNHFTKVDLKAMFMETSFNTMMRIVSGKRLFGDDCDVSDVEKAKEFKGIIKELVILAGVNNRGDFLPFVRWFDFDNLEKKLKGIGKRTDAFLQELIEEHRNGKNNGNTMIDHLLTLQRSQPEQYTDQIIKGLSLSLLLAGTDTSALTLEWTMANLLNHPEVIKKAKNEIDTHVGSDRLVEESDMSKLPYIQCIVYETLRLHPAAPIWSPHLSSEDCIVGKYNLPKDTIVLVNAWAAHMDPKVWSDPTHFKPERFENENEVNRLLSFGLGRRACPGSNLAQRTVGLSIALLLQRFEWKRIGKEEIDMSEANGITISRKNPLEAMCLLRQSPTIENMS